The Montipora capricornis isolate CH-2021 chromosome 1, ASM3666992v2, whole genome shotgun sequence genome contains a region encoding:
- the LOC138053154 gene encoding uncharacterized protein, whose protein sequence is MSLLISLFVGSFLFCGGLEARIEDTVTLSAENKNFSGSEINWSKIKSVFKENGYEINEVQATSRDNRGRKFHETIIILSRPKAPCSEAANEISEMKAQLQKAIEDQKSAHKISALFNHLLKDLEQQNTNGNMCKMSVQLSFKKALGNRLRAQRFWGGGSHSGSSSSSSSSSSGSSSSSSQTCWGISITETKSESQSG, encoded by the exons ATGTCTTTGTTGATCTCGCTCTTCGTGggttcatttttattttgcgGTGGCCTTG AAGCTCGTATTGAGGATACTGTTACTCTGAGCGCCGAAAACAAGAATTTTTCAGGTTCAGAGATAAACTGGTCGAAGATCAAATCAGTCTTCAAGGAAAATGGATACGAGATAAACGAGGTTCAGGCAACGTCGAGGGATAACCGCGGGAGGAAGTTTCATGAAACGATCATTATTCTCTCGAGGCCAAAAGCCCCATGCTCTGAAGCGGCAAACGAAATCAGTGAGATGAAAGCCCAGCTGCAGAAGGCAATCGAAGATCAGAAATCGG CTCACAAGATATCTGCTTTGTTCAATCACCTACTGAAGGATCTTGAGCAACAAAACACTAATGGCAACATGTGCAAAATGTCTGTCcaactttcttttaaaaaagcccTCGGCAATCGCTTGCGCGCCCAAAGGTTTTGGGGGGGAGGGTCACATAGCGGAAGCAGTTCAAGTTCGAGCAGTTCAAGTTCGGGCAGTTCAAGTTCAAGCAGTCAAACCTGCTGGGGTATCTCGATCACTGAAACCAAGTCGGAATCACAAAGTGGATAG